The genomic interval AGTGCCGCTATTACATCTGCTTTCGATGTGGCGCTTAATGCGATGATTTGAGGTTGGCGAGGAATACGGAACATCGTATGATCGTGAAATGTGATGGTGACGACGGTTCCTATTGCCTCGTCATTGGAGGAATAAACCGTGCTCCACATCCAACGCTGCTGGTCGGTTTCCTCCGCATTTCCCCATTCCCGCGACAGGTCGAAATGGCCTGGAAGTTTGGGTTCGAGATGGAAACCGGACTCTTTAAATTGCCTATGAACAGGGAGGAACATCAGATTGAGAAATGTTCCATAAGCAGCATCTCCTGCCTCGCTATAAGCTTTTTGCAGTATATCTTGATGGTTTAGAAGGATGGATTCCCAGCTCTCATTAATATGATTTGTAATGTAGCTTGCAATCGCTGCAATGGTACTTTCATCACTTTCCTCAAGAAATGCTTGTAATGGATTTGTATGCTTCATACGTTATCCCCTTTCAATTTCCTTCGATTTTTGGAGTTACATTTCAATCTTACAACATTCATGCAAATGAAAAGGTTTGACGTATTTTTCTTAGAAGCAACGGGTCTTTAATGAACAAAACCTTATCATGTAGGTTTAATCTTCAAAAAATATAGCAAGACGATAAATGAAATTGTAATGAAAAATGCGAAACATAATGTGCTTAAAAACGCAATAAACAGGGTACATTCATACAAAGACGAATTCAGGGAGGTAGTACCCATGAGCAAGAAAAAACTATTGATAACTGCAATTGGAGCTGGCGTCACTTATTTAATGAAAAACAAGGATGCGCGAGATAAGCTTGTCCATACGCTGCAAAATTTCAGGAAAAAGAATCGTTAATGGAATGATCGATAGTGGGCTCGGCAAATCAGCTTAGATGACAATTGGAAAAGAGAACGACTAGTTGGCTTCGATCATTTATGGTAAGATGTCTAAGACTAATAAACGATAAAAAATCAATCAATAGGAGAAGCAGGGTACAAGATGATACCCTGCTTCTTTTTGTTTGGAAACGTTATATGCTTTGAGTAGCATAAAGGAGATTGAAAATGCCTACTATAATTGCAAAACCATTTGATCAAGAAATGCAAAACCTGTTAAGCGATATACACACTGCCTATCACGCAGGGGAGCTTAGCCAAAAGGATAAATCAGAGCTTCCGGAAAACATATACGTCATCGAGGCTGAGGACGAGATGGTTGGATACGGAGTCGTTTGGGAGTACGATAACGCCAAGCAGCTGATTCAGAAAGCAGAACAAGATTATTTTAACGATGATGAGAAGTATTTGGAGCGGGACTTTTATATTGAGATTAAAAACAAAAAGAACTTTGTATTTATAGAAGCACTTGATGTTTTAAAGGAATTTGAAGGCAAGGGTTACGCTGCTGCCTTTATTCAATGGGTTAAAGCAAAATATCCGAATAAAAAGATGTATGTATATACGTTGGATAAAACAAGGAACTTTTGGTATAAGCAAGGCTTTGAGCCTTTGGGAAACACCGTTTGGATGACTTTTAATTAAAGGTTGAAAAATGGGCCTAGGCTACTGTCTCAAGGATAGAGGTTTATGTCGATTATATCGTTTTATTATGCTATACTTACTTGTTATGTCTTAAAGGAACGGTTTTTGGAAATGCTATGCGATTATAAAAGCAGCATGATTGAGAATATAAGGCTTCAAATGAAGGAGAAAAGATGACTTTTAATGATCTAAATTTTAGCCCTGCAATTCTGAAGGCGCTAACCAAGGAAAACTACACGAAGCCTACGCCTATTCAGGAGCAGGCTATTCCCGTAGTACTAGCGGGCAAAGATTTGTTTGGCTGCGCTCAGACAGGGACAGGGAAAACGGCTGCATTCGCATTACCCATCATTCAGTTATTAAGCGGCCAACCTACTAAACCGGGGGCACAGCGACGTATTCGCTCATTGATTTTGACTCCTACAAGAGAGCTTGCCCTCCAGATAGAAGAAAACATGCGTGCATACGGACAATTTACCGACTTGCGCAGTGTAGCTATCGTGGGCGGCGTTTCACAGAAGGTTCAGGAGCGTGCACTTCGACAAGGCGCTGATGTTATTATTGCCACTCCAGGCAGACTTATCGATCTTATTAATCAAAAGTTTGTTGATTTGCAATATGTACAAATATTAGTGCTTGATGAAGCAGATCGAATGCTCGATATGGGCTTTATCCACGATGTGAAGAGAATCATCGCCAAAATGCCAAGAAAAAAGCAAACACTCTTTTTCTCGGCTACGATGCCTCCAGAAATTTCGAAGCTTGTCAAAACGCTGCTTGTTAATCCGGCGAAAGTGGAAATAACTCCAGCTTCCTCAACAGTGGATCGAATAGAGCAATCTGTCTATTTTGTAGATAAAGGTAATAAACAAGATTTATTGAATGACCTGCTGCAGGATAAATCCATCGCTTCGGCGCTTGTATTTACTCGAACGAAGCATGGTGCAGATCGTGTAGTGCGCGGACTGACTAAAGTGAATATTTCTGCACAGGCTATTCATGGAAACAAGTCTCAAAATGCCCGCCAAAATGCGTTAACTAATTTTAGAAGCGGTGCAACTCGAGTACTGGTTGCCACAGATATTGCGGCGAGAGGTATCGATATTGACGAGCTTTCGCATGTCATTAATTTCAACCTTCCTAATATTTCAGAAACGTATGTTCATCGCATTGGCCGTACAGGCAGAGCTGGTTTAAGTGGAATCGCCATCTCTTTTTGCGAAGTGGATGAAATTCCTTATTTGAAGGATATTGAGAAAATGATTCGCAAAACTATACCTGTAGTAACCGAACGTCCTGATGGGGTTCTGATCAGTTAAGCAACGAAGAAAGCCGAAATATAATAAATTGACCTAGGGGTGATCGTCTGAGAAAGCAAAAGCCAATGTCATTCGAAGATTTGTTGAAGGAATTGCAAGGACAGAAGTCGATTCAGGAAGATCCGAATCATGTTTCATTTGATGATTTGTTTAAAGAATCG from Paenibacillus sp. FSL K6-3182 carries:
- a CDS encoding DUF6022 family protein, translated to MKHTNPLQAFLEESDESTIAAIASYITNHINESWESILLNHQDILQKAYSEAGDAAYGTFLNLMFLPVHRQFKESGFHLEPKLPGHFDLSREWGNAEETDQQRWMWSTVYSSNDEAIGTVVTITFHDHTMFRIPRQPQIIALSATSKADVIAALSLLSPDFEQALEFTVEYENYLRRQQG
- a CDS encoding GNAT family N-acetyltransferase, translated to MPTIIAKPFDQEMQNLLSDIHTAYHAGELSQKDKSELPENIYVIEAEDEMVGYGVVWEYDNAKQLIQKAEQDYFNDDEKYLERDFYIEIKNKKNFVFIEALDVLKEFEGKGYAAAFIQWVKAKYPNKKMYVYTLDKTRNFWYKQGFEPLGNTVWMTFN